The Cynocephalus volans isolate mCynVol1 chromosome 2, mCynVol1.pri, whole genome shotgun sequence genome window below encodes:
- the PLBD2 gene encoding putative phospholipase B-like 2: MVAPMYRSLGGRLVPALVLALLIELFLSGMVGATPAPGNRWGQDGPVPPASRTSSVLLDAAGQLRLVDGRHPDAVAWANFTNAIRETGWAFLELGTDGRYNDSLQAYAAGMVEAAVSEELIYMHWMNTVVNYCGPFEYEVGYCERLKHFLEANLEWMQQEMELNEDSTYWHQVRLTLLQLKGLEDSYEGRVSFPTGKFTIKPLGFLLLQISGDLEDLEPALNKTKTKPSLGSGSCSALIKLLPNQHDILVAHNTWNNYQNMLRIIKKYSFHFQEGPHGDPPIPGNKVVFSSYPGTIFSGDDFYILGSGLVTLETTIGNNNPALWKYVQPRGCVLEWVRNLVANRLALDGASWADIFKRFNSGTYNNQWMIVDYNAFVRGRPNPGSGVLTILEQIPGMVVVADKTSELYQKTYWASYNIPSFESVFNASGLQALVAQYGDWFSYNGNPRAQIFRRNQSLVHDIDSMVRLIRYNDFLHDPLSLCEACNPHPNGENAISARSDLNPSNGSYPFHALRQRSHGGIDMKVTSMSLAKALSLLAASGPTWDQVLPFQWSTSPFSSLLHMGHPDLWKFLPIEVLWD, from the exons ATGGTGGCCCCGATGTACCGCTCCCTCGGCGGCCGCCTCGTCCCCGCGCTGGTGCTGGCCCTGCTGATCGAGCTGTTCCTGAGCGGCATGGTGGGTGCGACACCGGCCCCGGGAAACCGCTGGGGGCAGGACGGGCCGGTCCCACCCGCCTCCCGCACCTCCTCGGTGCTCCTGGACGCCGCTGGCCAGCTGCGCTTGGTGGACGGCCGCCACCCTGATGCCGTGGCCTGGGCCAACTTCACCAACGCCATCCGCGAGACCGG gtGGGCCTTTCTGGAGCTGGGCACAGATGGCCGCTACAACGACAGCCTGCAGGCCTATGCAGCCGGCATGGTGGAGGCTGCCGTGTCCGAAGAG CTCATCTACATGCACTGGATGAACACGGTGGTGAACTACTGCGGCCCCTTCGAGTATGAAGTCGGTTACTGTGAGAGGCTCAAGCACTTCCTGGAGGCCAACCTGGAGTGGATGCAGCAGGAGATGGAGTTGAACGAGGACTCCACATACTGGCACCAG GTGCGGCTGACCCTCCTGCAGCTGAAAGGCCTGGAGGACAGCTACGAAGGCCGTGTGTCCTTCCCAACTGGGAAGTTCACCATCAAGCCCTTGGGGTTCCT CCTGTTGCAGATCTCTGGGGACCTGGAAGACCTAGAGCCAGCCCTGAATAAGACCAAGACCAAGCCTTCCCTGGGCTCAGGCTCCTGTTCCGCCCTCATCAAGCTGCTGCCTAACCAGCATGACATCTTAGTTGCCCACAACACCTGGAACAACTACCAGAACATGCTACGTATCATCAAGAAGTACAGTTTCCACTTCCAGGAAGGCCCCCATG GGGACCCCCCCATTCCTGGCAACAAGGTGGTCTTCTCATCCTACCCTGGCACCATCTTCTCCGGTGATGACTTCTATATCCTGGGCAGTGGGCTG GTGACGCTGGAGACCACCATTGGCAACAATAATCCGGCCCTGTGGAAGTACGTGCAACCCAGGGGCTGCGTGCTGGAGTGGGTGCGCAACCTTGTGGCCAACCGCTTGGCCTTGGATGGGGCCAGCTGGGCGGATATCTTCAAGAGGTTCAACAGTGGCAC GTATAACAACCAGTGGATGATCGTAGACTACAATGCATTCGTCCGTGGCAGGCCCAACCCTGGGAGCGGGGTGCTCACCATCCTGGAACAGATCCC TggcatggtggtggtggctgaCAAGACCTCAGAACTCTACCAGAAGACCTACTGGGCCAGCTACAACATACC GTCCTTTGAGAGTGTGTTCAATGCCAGTGGGTTGCAGGCCCTGGTGGCCCAGTATGGGGACTGGTTTTCCTACAACGGGAACCCCCGGGCCCAGATCTTCCGGCGGAACCAGTCGCTAGTGCATGACATCGACTCCATGGTCCGGTTGATAAG GTACAATGACTTCCTCCATGACCCCCTGTCACTGTGTGAAGCCTGCAATCCCCACCCCAATGGGGAGAATGCCATCTCGGCCCGCTCTGACCTCAACCCATCCAACGGCTCCTACCCCTTCCATGCCCTGCGCCAGCGCTCCCATGGGGGCATCGACATGAAG GTGACCAGCATGTCACTGGCCAAGGCCCTGAGCCTGCTGGCAGCCAGTGGCCCCACATGGGACCAGGTTCTGCCATTCCAGTGGAGCACGTCACCCTTCAGCAGCCTGCTGCACATGGGCCATCCTGACCTCTGGAAGTTCTTGCCCATCGaggtcttgtgggactga